A stretch of Aedes aegypti strain LVP_AGWG chromosome 2, AaegL5.0 Primary Assembly, whole genome shotgun sequence DNA encodes these proteins:
- the LOC110675670 gene encoding uncharacterized protein LOC110675670 has translation MMEKLSLTDLRRQFFGPTLDESVLYGVDAVVEHIGVSNRDGGSGREDQQTKNGREYSNGLDDLRQDVTSADTLDSVGSREKRSDLNQNQSKDQMDSESRKQNSTILEDNHRKPSISSSGSKGSKNSTQRKSMDSDLKTRASSDVSTKSSEQTENQMLPKEEKRVSIESSASSTKSKDNKLTEASISEYASTKSNRNNRSEESVKSRRMSSLSSRMNIVDEVVESFGETEKFVPCNENLENRS, from the exons atgATG GAAAAGCTAAGTCTCACGGATCTGAGAAGACAGTTTTTTGGTCCAACGCTGGATGAAAGCGTTCTTTATGGGGTGGATGCTGTGGTGGAGCATATCGGAGTATCGAACCGTGATGGCGGATCCGGGCGGGAAgatcaacaaacaaaaaatggaAGGGAATATTCAAACGGATTGGATGACCTTCGGCAAGATGTGACTTCCGCTGATACTCTGGATTCTGTCGGAAGCAGAGAAAAACGGAGCGAT CTTAACCAAAATCAGTCGAAAGATCAAATGGATTCTGAATCAAGGAAGCAAAACTCTACCATATTGGAGGATAATCATCGAAAACCCTCAATAAGCTCTTCGGGAAGTAAAGGTTCGAAAAACAGTACACAAAGAAAATCTATGGATTCAGATTTAAAGACAAGAGCATCATCTGATGTATCAACAAAAAGTAGTGAACAAACTGAAAACCAAATGCTGCCGAAAGAGGAGAAGAGGGTATCAATTGAAAGTTCTGCTAGCAGTACCAAAtccaaagataataaattgACAGAGGCATCAATATCAGAATACGCATCTACCAAATCAAATCGAAATAACAGATCAGAAGAATCTGTTAAGAGTAGAAGGATGTCAA GTCTTTCAAGTCGAATGAACATAGTTGATGAGGTCGTAGAGAGCTTTGGAGAAACCGAAAAATTTGTCCCATGTAACGAAAACTTGGAAAACAGAAGTTGA